One window of the Runella slithyformis DSM 19594 genome contains the following:
- a CDS encoding right-handed parallel beta-helix repeat-containing protein, whose amino-acid sequence MNFDKSNAEHLFTGTTTDMKFFLFCLFLPIFSLAQFQIGDAGQVFDETRFDPRFPDMKEWAKAGVQGGIPLRNTLKIQKTLTPQDDLQKAIDDVSGQGGGVILLKKGEYIISKTVTLKSNVVLRGESKEQTVLKVVMKKMFFKYAPDQKHLVAFEINDAERVGLEDLSFRYAAVDFEPYDKSDFNAAWDRRVFHEHETRDTTLFVHLVIFRNSRNSWVDNCNFLWAGTHPLGLGNCEHITCRNNFMDRAYVKKDSFHGGYYGCWGSRYCLFYNEKVRRIRHFAIMNPGAAYNVVYRCDFEVDVNFHDQDSGHNLVEQCRIATPVWHSWDAIGIGAPDKHRPPGPGNLLFNNVVISKGVAGYNRKIGAVQPNTVYQVTTEFGKPNVFIRPDAPPQGGTFYAVKAQY is encoded by the coding sequence TTGAATTTCGACAAAAGCAACGCTGAGCATTTGTTTACCGGCACCACAACTGACATGAAGTTCTTCTTATTTTGCTTATTCTTACCGATTTTCAGCCTTGCCCAATTTCAAATCGGCGATGCAGGACAGGTCTTTGACGAGACCCGCTTCGACCCGCGCTTTCCCGACATGAAAGAATGGGCCAAAGCGGGAGTACAGGGCGGGATTCCGTTAAGAAATACGTTAAAAATCCAAAAGACCCTCACGCCCCAAGATGACTTACAGAAGGCCATTGACGACGTATCCGGACAGGGCGGCGGGGTTATTTTGCTCAAAAAGGGAGAGTATATAATTTCAAAAACGGTTACCCTGAAATCCAATGTGGTACTGCGCGGCGAAAGCAAAGAACAGACGGTACTGAAGGTGGTCATGAAAAAGATGTTCTTTAAATACGCCCCTGACCAAAAACACCTCGTTGCGTTCGAAATAAACGATGCCGAACGCGTAGGATTGGAAGACCTCAGTTTTCGATACGCCGCCGTTGATTTTGAACCTTACGACAAATCCGATTTCAATGCTGCCTGGGACCGCCGGGTCTTTCACGAGCACGAAACCCGCGACACCACCCTTTTTGTCCATTTGGTCATTTTCAGAAACAGCCGCAATTCGTGGGTGGACAACTGTAACTTTCTGTGGGCCGGTACGCATCCGTTGGGTTTGGGCAATTGTGAACACATCACCTGTCGCAATAACTTCATGGATCGGGCATACGTCAAGAAGGACTCCTTTCACGGTGGCTACTACGGATGTTGGGGTTCGAGGTACTGCCTGTTTTATAACGAAAAGGTACGCCGAATCCGACATTTTGCCATCATGAACCCCGGCGCAGCCTACAACGTGGTCTATCGCTGTGATTTTGAGGTGGATGTCAACTTTCACGACCAAGACAGCGGTCATAACCTGGTGGAGCAATGCCGCATTGCCACGCCCGTTTGGCACAGTTGGGATGCTATCGGCATCGGAGCCCCCGACAAACATCGCCCCCCGGGTCCCGGGAATCTGTTGTTCAACAACGTCGTCATTTCCAAAGGCGTAGCCGGATACAACCGAAAAATAGGCGCAGTCCAACCCAATACGGTGTATCAGGTCACGACGGAGTTTGGCAAACCTAACGTTTTTATTCGCCCCGATGCTCCCCCGCAGGGAGGCACATTTTACGCCGTTAAAGCTCAATACTAA
- a CDS encoding alpha/beta fold hydrolase, protein MITPRQWHAKGRHFTYKNYQIFYRTEGAGETLVLIHGFPTSSWDWYRVWDQLTGKYRVIGFDMIGFGLSDKPRRYCYSIHDQADLFEALMTHLNVMECHLLVHDYGNTVAQELLARWEERKNETESLPAIRSVCFLNGGLFPEKHRALWVQKWMKGPLGVLLTKLNNKDRLRKSFDKLYGPKGIDDAEMDGFWEIIQYQNGHLLFHKLIHYIEDRRRNRARWVGVLQRSTVPLRLINGPEDPVSGRHLADYYTQMIPDPDVVIIEGAGHYPQNEAPEEVVKHYFEFRQKQR, encoded by the coding sequence ATGATCACTCCCCGACAATGGCACGCAAAAGGACGCCATTTCACTTACAAAAATTATCAGATCTTTTACCGAACCGAAGGTGCGGGCGAAACATTGGTTCTTATTCACGGGTTTCCCACTTCCTCCTGGGACTGGTATCGCGTTTGGGATCAACTCACCGGCAAGTACCGGGTCATTGGATTTGATATGATTGGATTTGGCCTGTCGGACAAACCGCGTCGCTACTGTTATTCTATCCACGACCAAGCCGACCTGTTTGAAGCCCTGATGACGCACCTGAATGTTATGGAGTGCCATTTATTGGTACATGATTATGGCAACACGGTGGCTCAGGAACTGCTGGCCCGTTGGGAAGAACGCAAAAATGAAACAGAGTCACTTCCCGCTATCCGGTCGGTTTGCTTTTTGAACGGTGGCCTTTTTCCGGAAAAGCACCGGGCCCTGTGGGTTCAGAAATGGATGAAAGGCCCGTTGGGGGTGCTGCTGACAAAACTGAATAACAAAGACCGATTGAGAAAATCGTTCGATAAACTGTATGGCCCCAAAGGCATTGATGATGCTGAAATGGATGGATTCTGGGAAATCATTCAGTACCAAAACGGACATCTCCTGTTTCATAAACTCATTCATTACATCGAAGACCGACGACGGAATAGGGCACGTTGGGTGGGCGTTTTACAACGTAGCACCGTCCCGCTCCGCCTTATCAACGGCCCGGAAGACCCCGTTTCGGGAAGGCATTTGGCTGATTATTACACACAGATGATTCCCGATCCGGACGTGGTCATTATTGAAGGTGCGGGACATTACCCCCAAAACGAAGCCCCCGAGGAAGTAGTGAAACATTATTTTGAATTTCGACAAAAGCAACGCTGA
- a CDS encoding RagB/SusD family nutrient uptake outer membrane protein has protein sequence MKNIVCSIGTWLRKKAPIGGLAALIFFSNSCKEAFLDRQPIGVFSEEALKTRSGINGILVGAYAGLNGAMYGNGSSAGADVNSFSNWVFGGITSDDAQKGADVGGSRSDIERYEVTPASTKLDDRWRFCYDGIARCNDVLRLVPEIKGLTDVEIRNLTGQARALRALYYFHGTIIFGRMPWIDEKTTDYRQPNERVLWKEMEADLQYAYANLAETFPETGRINKWAAGSLLAKILIFQKKWSEAKSVLDAIVANGRTTKGLKYNLLARYHDNFRIATQGSTIDTEAVLDVNYSANDNSRGFNGGLGENLNFPHGGLASQPAGCCGYFQPSQDLVNAHRTDPDGMPFLDDYNRFEVKNDQGIESSQAFVPDAGNLDPRLDHSVGRRGIPYLDWGLHPGKAWVRDQNYAGPFQPKKNVYYKTDEMSGLVDPDRRTSANNFRLIRYAEVLLMAAETEIELGNLEKGREYVNLIRRRAANPDGFVKLPDGKPAANYVISEYKTPWTNKETALKAMRFERRLELAMEGQRFFDLVRWGIAKDVLNKYLAYEVTKRSNLRGAAFKDHNIVFPVPQRQIDATKTAEGTATLSQNPGY, from the coding sequence ATGAAAAACATAGTTTGCAGCATTGGTACTTGGTTGCGTAAAAAAGCCCCTATCGGGGGTTTGGCGGCTTTGATCTTTTTTAGTAATTCCTGCAAAGAAGCATTTTTAGACCGTCAGCCTATAGGTGTTTTCAGTGAAGAAGCCCTCAAAACCCGTTCGGGCATCAACGGTATTTTGGTGGGCGCTTATGCGGGTTTGAACGGTGCGATGTATGGCAACGGTTCAAGTGCGGGGGCCGATGTCAACTCGTTTTCCAATTGGGTATTTGGCGGAATTACCTCCGATGATGCCCAGAAAGGCGCAGATGTAGGTGGCAGCCGCTCTGACATTGAACGCTACGAAGTAACCCCCGCCAGTACCAAACTCGATGACCGTTGGCGCTTCTGTTATGACGGCATTGCCCGCTGCAATGACGTGCTGCGCCTGGTCCCCGAAATAAAAGGGTTGACCGATGTCGAAATCAGAAACCTGACGGGGCAAGCGCGGGCGTTGAGGGCGTTGTACTATTTTCATGGTACGATTATCTTCGGACGAATGCCCTGGATCGATGAAAAAACCACTGACTACCGCCAGCCCAACGAGCGGGTATTGTGGAAGGAAATGGAGGCCGATCTGCAGTATGCCTACGCCAATTTGGCCGAAACATTCCCCGAAACAGGCCGCATAAACAAGTGGGCGGCGGGTTCGCTGTTGGCGAAAATTTTGATTTTTCAGAAAAAATGGTCGGAAGCAAAAAGCGTTTTGGATGCCATAGTTGCCAATGGGCGTACCACTAAAGGTTTAAAATACAATCTTTTAGCGCGCTATCACGACAATTTCAGGATTGCGACTCAAGGCAGTACCATTGACACAGAAGCAGTGCTGGATGTAAACTACTCGGCCAATGACAACAGTAGGGGCTTTAACGGCGGTTTGGGCGAAAATCTAAATTTTCCACACGGTGGCCTGGCCTCGCAACCTGCGGGCTGCTGCGGCTATTTTCAACCTTCGCAAGATTTGGTAAATGCTCACCGCACCGACCCGGACGGTATGCCGTTTTTGGATGATTACAATAGGTTTGAAGTTAAAAATGACCAGGGTATTGAAAGTTCACAGGCTTTTGTGCCGGATGCGGGCAACCTTGACCCCCGCTTGGATCATTCCGTCGGCCGGCGGGGCATCCCGTACCTGGATTGGGGCTTACACCCCGGCAAAGCGTGGGTGCGCGACCAAAACTATGCGGGGCCGTTTCAGCCTAAGAAAAACGTGTATTATAAAACCGACGAAATGAGTGGTTTGGTAGATCCCGACCGCCGCACTTCGGCCAATAATTTTCGACTTATACGCTATGCTGAGGTACTTCTGATGGCTGCTGAAACTGAAATTGAACTGGGCAACCTTGAAAAAGGCCGAGAGTACGTCAATCTCATTCGCCGCCGGGCTGCCAATCCTGACGGTTTTGTCAAGCTGCCTGATGGTAAGCCGGCGGCCAATTATGTTATTTCGGAATATAAAACCCCCTGGACCAACAAAGAAACCGCTCTCAAAGCCATGCGTTTTGAACGGCGCTTAGAATTGGCCATGGAAGGCCAGCGGTTTTTTGATTTAGTGCGCTGGGGTATTGCCAAAGACGTACTGAACAAATACTTGGCCTACGAAGTCACCAAACGCTCGAATCTTCGCGGTGCTGCATTTAAAGACCACAATATCGTTTTTCCCGTGCCGCAACGCCAAATAGATGCGACCAAAACGGCCGAAGGAACCGCTACGCTAAGCCAAAATCCGGGCTATTAG
- a CDS encoding beta-galactosidase trimerization domain-containing protein: protein MKFTAFSFFFFLFFSFLTPIHAQNDPYLHRRYDALHDSPMQQKFRKLAPMPAGVVYVQQPNEGEKEMREHFRNMKKLGFNALKQIMPLPTWTIEQISSVALEEGIIPWWYGEGGYEEITPALLEQLGIAKSLSMNDIIQHPKMVNYQKEVAKKRIQNIEKYIQNSPDKKFMRVTSVAYDPEIGGRGVELSDKGEALFLDWLKKRYRTVENLNQAWNQYHAGLFLNEQRVLSDWDDVAKNWRNLTGREYNHVKDIYRFKVEHNLGRIRESAAQFNRFDPNAPYRGGGELAVFHPFAWYGVDMEGIADVLTQYGSFYPSMHFSWHYNLVKGEITKSLYQQASLMNDFNKGGWTGGWESTGGPMQMDGEKNPGHNNSYYVGPDELMQLYLSQLAAGFKGFGIWCWNARSAGKEGGEYSLLDRNGQITDRAVAIGQLGKAMQKYRFELWNAHKEPLVGILYDWENEATWGAMSIPGREDFRFQPVKARIGISNLLMTNNVPFEYLTPNDLFKGLAGRYKVLYLPAMLTMRKELLPLLKKYVQEGGRLVMDLPSGWYDENTVNLPTGKGSEFEQLFGATIDDFQFSGTNRQLRISGKEVQGFTINSTATKARVAERYDNGKPAILEHSIGKGKAILLGFQAALNAFETSAKASFPLLQYTLGAYSSSYSCLNALVYRLAAPEADHYFVLNESTAQTVALTFKNHSYKRITDAVTGAPVNISQITLTTKGGRWLRAEK, encoded by the coding sequence ATGAAATTCACCGCATTTTCCTTTTTTTTCTTCCTGTTTTTCAGCTTTCTAACCCCAATCCACGCCCAAAACGACCCGTACCTGCACCGGCGGTACGACGCCCTGCACGACTCACCCATGCAGCAGAAGTTTCGCAAGTTGGCTCCTATGCCGGCGGGGGTCGTCTATGTACAACAACCCAACGAAGGCGAAAAAGAAATGCGGGAGCACTTCAGAAACATGAAAAAACTGGGATTCAACGCATTAAAGCAGATCATGCCCTTGCCGACCTGGACCATTGAGCAGATTTCGTCGGTGGCGCTGGAAGAAGGCATTATTCCGTGGTGGTACGGCGAAGGCGGTTACGAAGAGATTACCCCGGCGCTTTTGGAACAACTTGGCATAGCCAAAAGCCTATCAATGAACGACATAATTCAGCACCCCAAGATGGTGAATTATCAAAAAGAGGTTGCCAAAAAACGAATTCAGAACATTGAAAAATACATCCAAAACAGCCCCGACAAAAAATTCATGCGAGTCACGAGCGTGGCCTACGACCCCGAAATCGGTGGGCGCGGCGTAGAGCTCAGTGACAAAGGCGAAGCATTGTTTTTGGATTGGCTCAAAAAGCGCTACCGCACGGTAGAAAACCTGAATCAAGCCTGGAATCAGTACCACGCGGGGCTTTTCCTGAACGAACAGCGGGTGTTGAGTGATTGGGACGATGTAGCAAAAAATTGGCGCAATCTCACGGGCAGAGAATACAATCATGTCAAAGACATTTATCGGTTTAAGGTTGAGCACAATCTCGGCCGAATCCGCGAATCTGCCGCCCAATTCAATCGCTTCGACCCCAACGCACCGTACCGAGGCGGCGGCGAATTGGCCGTTTTTCACCCCTTTGCGTGGTACGGAGTGGACATGGAAGGCATCGCCGACGTGTTGACGCAATACGGCTCCTTTTACCCCTCCATGCATTTTTCGTGGCATTATAATTTGGTCAAAGGTGAAATCACCAAGTCACTCTATCAGCAGGCTTCGCTGATGAATGACTTCAATAAAGGCGGCTGGACGGGCGGCTGGGAAAGCACCGGCGGCCCCATGCAGATGGATGGTGAAAAAAATCCGGGTCACAACAACTCCTACTACGTTGGCCCGGATGAATTAATGCAGCTCTACCTCAGTCAGTTGGCGGCGGGCTTCAAAGGTTTTGGGATTTGGTGCTGGAATGCCCGAAGTGCGGGAAAAGAAGGCGGTGAGTATAGCCTGCTGGATCGAAACGGACAAATCACCGACCGCGCCGTGGCCATCGGGCAATTGGGAAAAGCCATGCAAAAATACCGTTTTGAACTCTGGAATGCCCACAAAGAGCCGCTCGTGGGTATCCTGTACGACTGGGAAAATGAGGCCACTTGGGGAGCTATGAGCATTCCGGGACGCGAAGATTTTAGATTTCAGCCCGTTAAAGCCCGAATTGGAATCAGCAATCTTCTCATGACCAACAACGTCCCTTTTGAATACCTTACCCCCAACGATCTTTTTAAAGGCTTAGCCGGGCGCTACAAAGTGCTGTATCTGCCGGCCATGCTCACGATGCGAAAAGAACTGTTGCCCCTGTTGAAAAAATACGTGCAGGAAGGCGGACGTTTGGTCATGGACTTACCTTCCGGCTGGTACGACGAAAATACCGTCAACCTCCCGACCGGCAAAGGCTCGGAGTTTGAGCAGCTTTTTGGGGCTACGATTGATGATTTTCAATTTTCGGGCACCAATCGGCAACTGCGTATTTCGGGGAAAGAAGTACAGGGTTTTACCATCAATTCAACGGCTACCAAGGCCCGTGTGGCAGAAAGATACGACAATGGTAAACCCGCCATTTTAGAACATTCTATCGGCAAAGGGAAAGCCATCTTACTCGGCTTTCAGGCAGCCCTTAACGCATTTGAAACCTCTGCAAAGGCTTCATTTCCCCTTTTGCAGTACACACTCGGTGCTTATTCATCTTCCTATTCCTGCCTTAACGCCCTCGTATATCGTTTGGCGGCACCCGAAGCCGACCATTATTTTGTGTTGAATGAGTCGACCGCCCAAACGGTTGCGCTGACCTTTAAGAATCACAGCTATAAACGTATCACCGATGCCGTCACCGGTGCGCCGGTCAACATCAGCCAAATCACATTGACGACCAAGGGCGGGCGTTGGCTACGGGCGGAAAAATAA